The Frondihabitans australicus genome includes a region encoding these proteins:
- a CDS encoding ABC transporter permease, with protein sequence MTTATLTPAQMGKLKNHVSLGQSVRNSFTMAYRGLLKVRRTPEQLIDVTVQPIIFTLMFGYLFGGAIGGSVAAYLPVLIPGILVQTVITGSVTTGVQLREDMDKGVFDRFKSLPIARIAPLAGALLADTVRYAIATTITLIMGVIMGWRPGGGFWHIVLAGVLVIACAWAISWIFAFFGVIARSASSVQGISFLILFPLTFLSNAFVPVNTLQPWLKTFVSFNPVSHLITAVRDLANSGTITGDLWIALLGAAIIVAIFAPLTVRAYMRKA encoded by the coding sequence ATGACCACCGCAACCCTCACCCCCGCCCAGATGGGCAAGCTCAAGAACCACGTGAGCCTCGGGCAGTCCGTCCGCAACTCCTTCACGATGGCGTACCGCGGCCTCCTCAAGGTGCGCCGCACGCCCGAGCAGCTGATCGACGTCACCGTTCAGCCGATCATCTTCACGCTGATGTTCGGGTACCTCTTCGGCGGAGCGATCGGCGGCAGTGTCGCGGCGTATCTGCCGGTGCTCATCCCCGGCATCCTGGTGCAGACCGTCATCACCGGCTCGGTGACCACCGGCGTCCAGCTCCGCGAGGACATGGACAAGGGCGTGTTCGACCGCTTCAAGTCGCTGCCGATCGCCCGGATCGCGCCACTCGCCGGTGCCCTGCTGGCCGACACGGTGCGCTACGCCATCGCCACGACCATCACGCTGATCATGGGCGTCATCATGGGCTGGCGCCCGGGCGGCGGCTTCTGGCACATCGTGCTCGCCGGCGTGCTGGTCATCGCCTGCGCCTGGGCGATCAGCTGGATCTTCGCCTTCTTCGGCGTCATCGCGCGGAGCGCCTCGAGCGTCCAGGGCATCTCGTTCCTGATCCTCTTCCCGCTCACGTTCCTCTCGAACGCGTTCGTCCCGGTGAACACTCTGCAGCCCTGGCTCAAGACGTTCGTGAGCTTCAACCCGGTCTCGCACCTCATCACCGCCGTGCGCGACCTTGCGAACTCCGGCACGATCACGGGCGACCTGTGGATCGCCCTCCTCGGAGCCGCGATCATCGTCGCGATCTTCGCCCCGCTCACCGTCCGCGCCTACATGCGGAAGGCGTAG